The Vibrio agarivorans genome window below encodes:
- a CDS encoding N-acetylglucosamine kinase translates to MNEYFVGIDGGGTSCRARIRDHQGRLIGESKTGSANILLGAEVAMGAVVEAIVQAAEQGGLGIDDYHHMHVGLALAGAEQRCAWSALKSLPHPFKSITLNTDAYGACIGAHNGDDGAIMIAGTGSCGLLLLNGEQHVVGGREFPISDQGSGAVMGLHLIQQVLLAQDGIVEHTPLVEEVMHEFDYDIDNIVSWSKSALPRDYGQFCPRVFHHTTQGDSLAIQLLKQTAQDIEMFLIALHKKGATRICLMGSIAERILPWLSPPVQQWIVKPQFDAIEGAIMFAGRPEHNLY, encoded by the coding sequence ATGAACGAATATTTCGTTGGAATCGATGGCGGCGGCACCTCTTGTCGCGCAAGAATTCGTGACCACCAAGGTCGTCTGATTGGTGAATCAAAAACCGGTAGCGCCAACATCTTACTCGGTGCAGAAGTGGCAATGGGAGCGGTAGTTGAAGCGATTGTTCAGGCAGCTGAACAAGGTGGATTGGGCATTGATGACTATCACCATATGCACGTTGGGCTTGCTCTTGCGGGAGCCGAGCAGCGCTGCGCATGGTCTGCATTAAAGAGCCTACCTCACCCATTCAAATCAATCACATTAAACACCGACGCTTACGGTGCCTGTATCGGTGCACACAATGGCGATGATGGCGCGATTATGATTGCTGGAACGGGTTCATGTGGCTTACTCCTTCTCAATGGCGAACAACATGTTGTTGGTGGACGAGAGTTCCCTATCTCAGACCAAGGCAGTGGCGCAGTGATGGGCTTGCACCTTATCCAGCAGGTCTTACTGGCTCAAGACGGTATCGTCGAACATACTCCTCTCGTTGAAGAAGTGATGCATGAGTTTGACTACGACATCGACAATATTGTGTCTTGGTCTAAGTCTGCACTACCTCGCGACTATGGTCAGTTTTGTCCGCGCGTTTTTCATCATACAACTCAAGGAGACTCCTTAGCGATTCAATTACTCAAACAGACCGCACAAGACATCGAAATGTTCTTAATTGCCCTGCATAAAAAAGGCGCGACTCGCATCTGTTTAATGGGCAGTATCGCCGAGCGCATCTTACCTTGGCTGTCTCCGCCAGTGCAGCAGTGGATCGTCAAACCACAATTTGATGCTATCGAAGGCGCCATCATGTTTGCTGGCCGCCCTGAGCATAACTTGTACTGA
- a CDS encoding ABC transporter ATP-binding protein — protein MTAPLISIRNLCVDYITDAGDVRACNNVSFDIAPGEVFGLAGESGCGKSTVAFSLMRLHKPPAFITGGEVIFNGEDILKYSDERMQSFRWSEMSMVFQSAMNALNPVLTMEEQFCDVIMRHTNMTREQAKRRAEGLLEIVDIHPSRLNDYPHQFSGGMRQRLVIAIALALNPKMIIMDEPTTALDVVVQREILQKIYALKEEFGFSILFITHDLSLMVEFSDRIGIMYSGELIEVAPSKQILESPYHPYTKGLGSSFPPLTGPKTKLAGIPGNPLNLLEIPQGCRFQARCERVHEACSRVPTHLRQIEPGRLSNCHLYGEPIAQAQV, from the coding sequence ATGACAGCACCACTCATTTCTATCCGCAACCTTTGCGTAGATTACATTACCGATGCAGGTGACGTACGTGCCTGCAACAATGTCAGCTTTGATATTGCCCCCGGCGAGGTCTTTGGTCTTGCTGGTGAGTCTGGGTGTGGTAAATCCACTGTCGCATTCTCACTCATGCGCCTGCATAAGCCACCCGCGTTTATTACCGGTGGAGAGGTCATCTTCAACGGTGAAGATATCTTAAAGTACAGCGATGAACGTATGCAGTCGTTCCGTTGGAGTGAGATGTCTATGGTGTTCCAAAGTGCGATGAACGCATTGAACCCAGTATTAACCATGGAAGAACAGTTCTGTGACGTCATTATGCGTCACACCAATATGACTCGTGAGCAAGCTAAGCGTCGTGCAGAAGGACTATTGGAAATCGTTGATATCCACCCTAGCCGCCTGAACGACTATCCTCACCAATTCTCTGGTGGCATGCGTCAGCGCCTAGTTATTGCCATTGCTCTCGCACTGAACCCAAAAATGATCATCATGGATGAGCCTACTACCGCGCTAGATGTGGTGGTTCAACGTGAGATCCTGCAAAAAATCTATGCCCTTAAAGAAGAGTTTGGCTTCTCAATTTTGTTCATTACTCATGACCTCTCACTGATGGTGGAGTTTTCTGATCGTATCGGCATCATGTATTCCGGCGAGTTGATTGAAGTCGCGCCTTCGAAACAGATTCTTGAAAGTCCATACCACCCTTATACCAAAGGCTTGGGCAGTTCATTCCCTCCTTTGACTGGGCCAAAAACCAAACTGGCGGGAATTCCTGGCAACCCTTTAAACCTATTGGAAATTCCACAAGGTTGCCGTTTCCAAGCTCGTTGTGAGCGTGTTCACGAGGCTTGCTCTCGCGTTCCAACCCACCTACGTCAAATTGAGCCAGGCCGGTTATCTAACTGCCATCTGTATGGTGAGCCTATCGCTCAAGCACAGGTTTAA
- a CDS encoding GH36-type glycosyl hydrolase domain-containing protein, whose amino-acid sequence MKYGYFDNQNREYVITRPDVPAPWTNYLGTEKFCTVISHNAGGYSFYNSPEYNRVTKFRPNATFDRPGHYVYLRDDQTGDYWSISWQPVAKSLDEASYEVRHGLSYSKFQCDYNGIHATKTLFVPKGEDAEIWDIVIKNTSDKPRTISAFSFVEFSFSHIQSDNQNHQMSLYSAGTEYTEGVIEYDLYYNTDDFEGFYYLASTFSPDSYDGQRDSFLGLYRDEANPIAVEQGYCSNTAQTCYNHCGSLHKQFTLQPGEEVRFAYILGIGKGNGARLREKYQDLNNVDEAFAQIKAHWDERCDKFQVTSPNEGLDTMINTWTLYQAETCVVWSRFASFIEVGGRTGLGYRDTAQDAISVPHSNPAMTRKRLVDLLRGQVKAGYGLHLFDPDWFDPEKADIAPSKSPTVVPTPSDEDKIHGIKDTCSDDHLWLVPTICNFIKETGEESFIDQVIPYADGGGATVYEHMKAALDFSAEYVGQTGICKGLRADWNDCLNLGGGESAMVSFLHYWALEAFIELAEYRSEQEDADHYRTIAQAVREACETHLWDDEGQWYIRGLTKDGDKIGTAQQTEGRVHLESNTLAVLSGAVSQDRGEKAMDAVDENLFSEYGLHLNAPSFATPNDDIGFVTRVYQGVKENGAIFSHPNPWAWVAEAKLGRGDRAMKFYDALNPYNQNDMIEKRIAEPYSYVQFVMGRDHQDHGRANHPWLTGTSGWAYYAVTNFILGVRTGFDGLVIDPCIPTDWPEFNITRQWRGATYHIQVMNPHGVSKGVQSIEVNGDLISGAVPIYAPGSVNHVVVTMG is encoded by the coding sequence ATGAAATACGGCTATTTCGACAACCAAAACCGAGAGTACGTTATCACTCGACCAGATGTTCCTGCACCTTGGACTAACTACTTAGGTACGGAAAAATTCTGTACTGTGATCTCGCATAATGCCGGCGGTTATTCATTCTACAACTCTCCGGAGTACAATCGAGTCACCAAGTTCCGCCCGAACGCAACCTTTGACCGCCCAGGACATTACGTCTATCTGCGTGATGATCAAACGGGTGACTACTGGTCTATCTCATGGCAACCCGTTGCAAAAAGTCTAGATGAAGCCTCTTATGAAGTTCGTCACGGCCTCTCTTACTCAAAATTCCAGTGTGATTACAACGGCATCCACGCCACAAAGACCCTTTTCGTGCCAAAAGGTGAAGATGCCGAAATCTGGGATATCGTGATTAAAAACACCTCTGATAAGCCTCGTACTATCAGTGCTTTCTCATTTGTTGAGTTTTCATTTAGCCATATTCAGTCCGATAACCAGAACCATCAAATGTCTCTCTACTCAGCAGGGACAGAGTACACTGAGGGCGTGATTGAGTATGATCTCTACTACAACACCGATGACTTTGAAGGCTTCTACTATCTCGCGTCAACCTTCTCTCCTGACTCTTACGATGGTCAGCGTGATAGTTTCCTCGGGCTCTACCGTGATGAGGCGAATCCTATTGCGGTTGAGCAAGGTTACTGCTCAAATACAGCACAAACCTGTTACAACCACTGTGGCTCTCTGCACAAGCAGTTCACTCTACAACCGGGTGAGGAGGTGCGCTTTGCATACATACTCGGTATTGGTAAAGGTAACGGAGCGAGACTGCGTGAGAAATACCAAGACCTAAACAACGTAGACGAGGCATTTGCACAAATTAAAGCTCATTGGGATGAACGCTGTGACAAGTTCCAAGTCACCTCACCCAACGAAGGCCTAGATACCATGATCAACACCTGGACTTTATATCAAGCAGAGACGTGTGTCGTCTGGTCACGCTTTGCCTCATTTATTGAAGTCGGCGGCCGTACTGGGTTGGGCTATCGCGACACTGCGCAAGATGCAATTTCAGTTCCCCATTCAAACCCTGCAATGACGCGTAAACGCTTGGTTGATCTGCTACGTGGGCAAGTCAAGGCAGGCTATGGCTTGCACCTGTTTGATCCCGACTGGTTTGATCCAGAAAAGGCCGACATTGCGCCTTCCAAGTCGCCAACGGTTGTTCCAACCCCTTCCGATGAAGACAAGATCCACGGAATCAAAGATACCTGCTCCGACGATCACTTATGGCTAGTTCCAACTATCTGTAACTTCATCAAAGAGACCGGAGAAGAAAGCTTTATTGATCAAGTCATTCCTTATGCCGATGGCGGTGGCGCTACGGTGTATGAGCACATGAAAGCGGCACTCGATTTCTCAGCAGAGTACGTAGGGCAAACCGGTATTTGTAAGGGGCTACGTGCCGACTGGAATGACTGCTTGAACTTAGGCGGTGGCGAATCTGCCATGGTCTCTTTCCTCCACTACTGGGCGCTCGAAGCCTTTATTGAACTGGCGGAATATCGCAGTGAACAAGAAGATGCCGACCACTATCGTACGATAGCTCAAGCGGTTCGAGAAGCCTGTGAAACTCACCTTTGGGATGACGAAGGACAGTGGTATATCCGCGGCTTGACCAAAGATGGCGACAAAATTGGCACCGCCCAGCAAACCGAAGGTCGCGTGCATCTAGAGTCAAACACACTTGCCGTCTTGTCTGGCGCTGTATCACAAGATCGCGGCGAGAAGGCGATGGATGCCGTCGATGAGAACCTGTTCTCAGAGTATGGCCTTCACCTCAACGCCCCTTCTTTTGCCACCCCAAATGATGACATTGGGTTTGTTACCCGAGTTTACCAAGGCGTAAAAGAGAACGGTGCTATCTTCTCACACCCAAACCCTTGGGCATGGGTGGCAGAGGCCAAGCTCGGTCGTGGAGACCGTGCGATGAAGTTCTACGATGCCCTTAACCCATACAATCAAAATGACATGATCGAGAAGCGCATTGCTGAACCTTACTCTTATGTGCAGTTCGTTATGGGTAGAGACCACCAAGATCACGGACGCGCGAACCACCCTTGGCTTACAGGAACCTCAGGATGGGCCTACTATGCTGTCACCAACTTTATCCTCGGCGTGCGTACCGGCTTTGATGGTTTAGTCATAGACCCGTGCATCCCGACTGACTGGCCTGAATTCAATATTACCCGCCAGTGGCGCGGTGCAACCTATCACATCCAAGTGATGAACCCTCATGGCGTGAGCAAAGGCGTGCAGTCTATTGAGGTCAATGGCGATCTTATCAGTGGTGCGGTACCAATTTATGCACCAGGCAGTGTCAATCACGTTGTTGTGACGATGGGCTAA
- a CDS encoding glycoside hydrolase family 9 protein, translated as MQLLINHIGYAPESPKHAVVMLESSDAIEVVELVCAKTNQVMARISTASAVQCDNWHQGRFADIDFSHFTQTGEYYLQAGQCQSARFSIAQGLVFKRTFSDLLHYFKSQRCSGRFDQQDHSIPLLSTQETLDVHGGWYDASGDVSKYLSHLSYANFLNPQQTPMVVWNMLKAAALLEDNPDFANFSATRLLDEALFGADFLYRMQHPDGFFCMTVFDKWSKESNQREICAYATQEGLKSAQYQAGFRQGAGISIAALALASLMQQTGDYTSEDYLVAAEQGYHHLKTHNLQYLDDGCENIIDEYCALLATTELYKATDIDFYLNEARYWAQALMERQQSDQDVKHFWAANDDGSRPYYHASEAGLPVIALVEFLSIESGSELAKQVKNVIRNACQFELNITHKVANPFGYPRQYVKGVNEDKRDAFFIAHDNESGYWWQGENARLASLASMAWLAQPYIDDESLLQGLEHYAQHAMNWILGLNPYDMCMLDGHGHNNPDYLPHLGFFNARGGVCNGITAGFEDEHDIAFNPEPHKDDMLQNWRWGEQWIPHAGWFLLAISAQQTLSQGAK; from the coding sequence ATGCAGTTACTTATTAATCATATTGGATACGCGCCAGAGAGCCCAAAGCATGCGGTTGTCATGCTTGAGAGTAGCGATGCTATTGAGGTTGTAGAGCTTGTCTGTGCAAAGACGAATCAGGTCATGGCACGTATATCAACTGCGTCAGCGGTTCAATGCGATAACTGGCATCAGGGTCGCTTCGCCGATATCGACTTCTCACATTTTACTCAAACAGGCGAATACTATCTGCAAGCAGGTCAGTGTCAGTCGGCACGTTTTTCTATCGCTCAAGGCTTAGTGTTTAAGCGCACGTTTTCAGATCTGCTGCACTACTTTAAATCACAGCGCTGCTCAGGAAGGTTCGACCAACAAGACCACTCCATCCCTCTTCTCTCCACGCAAGAGACATTGGATGTGCATGGCGGTTGGTATGATGCCTCGGGCGATGTGAGTAAGTACCTTAGCCACCTCTCTTATGCAAACTTCCTCAACCCTCAGCAAACCCCGATGGTGGTTTGGAACATGCTAAAAGCGGCAGCGCTGTTAGAAGATAATCCCGACTTTGCCAACTTTAGCGCCACAAGACTGCTTGATGAGGCCCTGTTTGGCGCCGACTTCTTGTATCGCATGCAGCACCCTGATGGTTTCTTCTGTATGACAGTCTTTGACAAGTGGAGTAAAGAGAGTAATCAGCGTGAAATTTGCGCCTATGCCACCCAAGAGGGGCTCAAGTCTGCGCAATACCAAGCCGGTTTTCGACAAGGGGCAGGAATCAGCATTGCCGCTCTCGCGCTAGCATCTCTCATGCAACAAACTGGCGATTACACCAGTGAAGACTACCTAGTGGCGGCAGAGCAAGGTTACCATCACCTGAAAACGCATAACTTACAATACCTTGATGATGGCTGTGAGAACATCATTGATGAGTACTGTGCTCTGCTTGCCACGACTGAGCTCTACAAAGCGACAGATATCGATTTTTACCTCAATGAAGCACGCTACTGGGCACAAGCACTGATGGAGCGCCAACAGTCCGATCAAGACGTAAAGCATTTTTGGGCAGCAAATGATGATGGCTCTCGACCTTACTACCATGCCTCTGAAGCTGGCCTGCCAGTCATCGCTTTGGTGGAGTTCCTATCGATTGAATCAGGCTCCGAACTCGCCAAGCAGGTCAAGAATGTGATTCGCAACGCCTGTCAGTTTGAACTGAATATCACCCACAAGGTAGCAAACCCTTTCGGCTACCCTCGCCAGTATGTCAAAGGGGTCAATGAAGATAAGCGTGACGCCTTCTTCATCGCCCACGACAACGAATCCGGCTACTGGTGGCAAGGAGAAAATGCCCGTCTCGCATCACTCGCGTCGATGGCATGGCTGGCTCAACCCTATATTGACGACGAGTCGCTATTACAAGGGTTAGAGCACTATGCGCAACACGCCATGAACTGGATTTTAGGCTTGAACCCTTATGACATGTGCATGCTTGATGGTCATGGCCACAACAACCCCGACTACCTTCCTCACCTCGGCTTTTTTAATGCCCGCGGCGGTGTGTGCAACGGGATCACGGCAGGGTTTGAAGATGAGCATGATATCGCGTTTAACCCAGAACCACACAAAGATGACATGTTGCAAAACTGGCGCTGGGGTGAGCAGTGGATCCCGCATGCAGGATGGTTCTTACTCGCGATTAGCGCGCAGCAAACACTCTCTCAAGGAGCCAAGTAA
- a CDS encoding phosphoglucomutase/phosphomannomutase family protein: MIKFGTGGWRAFIGEEFTRDNVELVAQAVANILTNEQVAERGFVVGYDRRFLSDKAGKWFAQVLAANQIKVSFIDKFVPTPVVMFKAKEMNCAYSACITASHNPADYNGIKIFIEGGRDADEIITQKIEDQIAYLTKADVRTVDFELAVEQQSIELINPMNEFVDSIIAFIDIEAIKHANLKVLIDPMFGVAKNALQTVLINGRCDVDVINDGKNPDFGGLMPSPSAATLYRLKHLVASEGYDLGIGTDGDADRLGIIDEKGHFIHPNEVLMLLYYYLLEYKGWTGSVVRNLATTHLLDKIAADHGEKCFEVPVGFKHISSQMEQDNSLIGGESSGGLTIRGHIKGKDGVFASSLLVEMISVTGKKLSEMLDEIYAKYGYAYMAEGDCQFKPAEKQVIYDKIYVEQALPSFDFEIERVSYDDGAKVYFKNGGWVIARFSGTEPLLRIFAEMQDKDTAECVLQQFKDFLSL, encoded by the coding sequence ATGATTAAATTTGGTACTGGAGGCTGGCGTGCCTTTATTGGTGAAGAGTTCACCCGTGACAACGTTGAACTTGTCGCACAGGCGGTTGCAAATATCTTAACCAATGAACAAGTAGCTGAGCGTGGGTTTGTTGTCGGTTATGACCGTCGCTTTCTATCCGATAAAGCGGGTAAATGGTTTGCACAAGTACTGGCAGCCAATCAGATTAAAGTCAGCTTTATCGACAAGTTTGTGCCAACACCCGTTGTCATGTTTAAAGCTAAAGAGATGAACTGCGCGTATTCGGCTTGTATTACAGCCTCTCACAACCCAGCAGACTATAACGGTATTAAGATCTTCATTGAAGGCGGCCGTGATGCCGATGAGATCATTACTCAAAAGATTGAAGATCAGATCGCCTACCTAACCAAAGCCGATGTGCGTACTGTTGACTTCGAGCTTGCTGTCGAGCAGCAATCGATTGAGCTTATCAATCCTATGAACGAGTTTGTCGACTCGATCATCGCCTTTATTGACATTGAAGCTATCAAGCACGCCAACCTTAAAGTTCTGATTGACCCGATGTTTGGGGTGGCAAAAAACGCATTGCAGACCGTGCTGATCAATGGACGTTGTGATGTCGATGTGATCAATGATGGCAAAAACCCAGATTTCGGCGGCTTAATGCCTTCTCCAAGTGCCGCCACCCTTTATCGTCTGAAACACCTAGTGGCCAGTGAAGGTTACGACTTGGGGATCGGCACCGATGGGGATGCTGACCGCTTGGGTATTATTGATGAAAAAGGGCACTTTATTCACCCTAACGAAGTCTTGATGCTGTTGTATTACTACTTACTTGAATACAAAGGCTGGACTGGCTCAGTGGTGCGTAACCTCGCCACAACCCATCTTCTCGACAAGATTGCCGCAGACCATGGTGAGAAGTGTTTTGAGGTGCCCGTTGGGTTCAAGCACATCAGTTCACAAATGGAGCAAGATAACTCGCTTATTGGTGGAGAAAGCTCCGGTGGCTTAACCATTCGTGGCCATATCAAAGGTAAGGATGGCGTATTCGCATCAAGTCTATTGGTTGAGATGATTTCAGTGACAGGCAAAAAGCTCTCTGAAATGCTTGACGAGATTTACGCAAAATATGGTTACGCGTACATGGCCGAGGGTGACTGTCAGTTCAAACCCGCCGAAAAGCAGGTGATATACGACAAGATTTACGTCGAACAAGCCTTACCGTCGTTTGATTTTGAGATTGAAAGAGTCAGCTATGACGATGGCGCAAAGGTGTATTTCAAAAACGGGGGGTGGGTGATTGCTCGCTTCTCCGGCACTGAGCCACTACTAAGAATTTTTGCTGAGATGCAAGATAAAGACACTGCCGAATGTGTTCTTCAACAATTTAAAGACTTCTTATCTCTTTAG
- a CDS encoding ABC transporter ATP-binding protein, with the protein MSTQFGELLIEGKNLVKDFPINSNALNQPMMRAINDVSFKMYKSRGLSVVGESGSGKSTTAKMIAKMYAPSGGAIEYKGRDIQDIKSKSDMMTYREGVQMVWQDPFGSLNPTHTIFHHIARPLLIHKKITSGNKKELEERVYDLLDQVGLIPPKETAAKYPHQLSGGQRQRVNLARNIAVGAEVVLADEPTSMLDVSIRAGVLNLMEEMKFEKQMSLLYITHDIATARYIAEDLAVMYVGHMVEWGDTEEIIHDPQHPYTKLLVSAVPDPSKSIHQKLEGNKGEIPLWTPESAGCPFAGRCTHASDRCREKLPEVTQLSDNHFVRCYLYEN; encoded by the coding sequence ATGAGTACACAATTTGGCGAACTGTTGATTGAAGGCAAAAACCTCGTAAAAGACTTTCCAATCAACAGTAATGCTCTCAATCAACCGATGATGCGCGCAATTAACGACGTGTCGTTCAAAATGTACAAAAGTCGTGGTCTATCTGTGGTGGGCGAATCTGGTTCAGGGAAATCTACCACTGCCAAGATGATTGCGAAAATGTACGCCCCATCGGGTGGCGCGATCGAATACAAAGGTCGCGACATTCAAGATATCAAGTCCAAATCAGACATGATGACTTATCGCGAAGGCGTTCAGATGGTATGGCAAGACCCATTTGGTTCGCTGAATCCTACCCACACGATTTTCCACCACATTGCACGTCCACTGCTGATCCACAAAAAGATCACATCTGGCAATAAGAAAGAGTTGGAAGAGCGGGTCTACGACTTACTCGATCAAGTCGGTCTTATTCCACCAAAAGAGACAGCGGCCAAATACCCTCACCAACTGTCGGGTGGCCAGCGTCAACGCGTTAACTTAGCGCGCAATATTGCCGTTGGTGCGGAAGTCGTACTCGCCGATGAGCCAACTTCCATGCTCGACGTCTCGATTCGTGCTGGGGTTTTAAACCTCATGGAGGAGATGAAGTTTGAAAAGCAGATGTCTCTTCTATACATCACGCATGACATCGCAACCGCTCGTTACATCGCAGAGGACCTCGCGGTGATGTACGTCGGCCATATGGTGGAGTGGGGAGATACGGAAGAAATTATCCATGACCCACAACACCCTTACACCAAGCTATTAGTGTCTGCTGTGCCTGATCCAAGCAAATCGATTCACCAAAAGCTTGAAGGCAACAAAGGGGAAATTCCACTGTGGACGCCTGAATCTGCAGGCTGCCCGTTTGCGGGTCGATGCACCCATGCTTCCGATAGATGCCGTGAAAAGCTGCCTGAAGTAACACAATTATCTGACAACCACTTTGTGCGTTGTTACCTATACGAAAACTAA
- a CDS encoding beta-N-acetylhexosaminidase, whose amino-acid sequence MSFRVDLNVIAQQEQLSRFALTLHNLSDDAITIQSFNFIFDRYVTPTSVQHGTFTQIGSHCRFTPSSARLDANDSMYLEFEVNTFPLRYLSDGIKDACIETIEFEKPIAVTRTPIVLVNPIATEETVPAVEPSKLALIPQPTHLTHADGNLILGREFNLVSCHPDAQAAIQWLQEESLSLHGLSLRITPTDSHPSIDYIHNPIFDQDAYRITVTALGCLVEAGEPAGFHNASTTLLQLMQTNSIGHCSLPVVTIKDNPRFSYRGFMLDCARHFHPISSIKRLINQLAHYKINTFHWHLTDDEAWRIEIKALPKLTDIGAWRGPGLPIEPQFSHASQKYGGVYTQQQIKGLIEYAQRRGITIIPEIDIPGHCRAAIRSLPDMLVDTDDPSRYRSVQNYSDNVLSPALKGTYQFLDIVLEEIAQLFPSQWVHIGADEVPKGVWVDSAACQAMMLEHGYQSPVELQGHLLRYAEQKLKSLGKRMVGWEEAQHGNKVCKETVIYSWLSEDAAINCAKQGFDVILQPAQYTYLDMAQSDMASEPGVDWANSISLKHAYHYRPLSAIDEQDPIHKRVLGIQAAIWSEIITDQKRLDYMLFPRITALAEVMWSREQQRHWPDYLARLKGHLTQLKRQGVTYRATWN is encoded by the coding sequence ATGAGCTTTAGAGTGGATTTAAACGTTATTGCACAACAAGAGCAGCTCAGTCGCTTTGCTCTTACCTTGCATAACCTCAGTGATGATGCCATTACAATTCAGAGCTTTAACTTTATCTTCGACCGTTACGTTACGCCAACTAGCGTACAACACGGAACGTTTACTCAAATCGGGAGTCACTGCCGATTTACACCGAGCTCTGCTCGCTTGGATGCTAACGACAGTATGTATCTCGAATTTGAGGTGAATACTTTTCCGCTACGTTACCTCAGCGACGGCATCAAAGACGCATGCATTGAGACGATTGAGTTTGAAAAGCCTATTGCAGTCACCCGAACACCTATCGTCTTAGTGAACCCGATAGCAACCGAAGAGACCGTCCCAGCAGTTGAGCCGTCCAAACTCGCGTTAATCCCGCAACCGACTCACCTCACACATGCAGATGGCAACCTTATATTAGGCCGCGAGTTCAATCTCGTATCCTGCCACCCTGATGCACAGGCCGCTATTCAATGGTTACAAGAGGAGTCACTTTCTCTGCATGGGCTGTCATTGAGGATTACCCCAACAGACAGCCACCCAAGTATCGATTACATTCATAATCCAATATTCGATCAAGATGCGTATCGCATAACAGTGACTGCTCTAGGTTGCCTTGTTGAAGCGGGAGAGCCTGCTGGTTTTCATAATGCCAGCACAACCTTACTACAATTAATGCAAACTAATAGCATTGGCCATTGCTCACTGCCAGTGGTTACGATTAAAGACAACCCTCGCTTTAGTTATCGAGGTTTTATGCTCGACTGTGCTCGTCATTTCCATCCTATTTCGAGCATAAAGCGCTTAATTAACCAACTTGCTCACTACAAGATAAACACTTTCCACTGGCACCTTACCGACGACGAAGCATGGCGCATCGAAATTAAAGCGTTGCCAAAGCTCACTGATATCGGCGCATGGCGCGGCCCAGGTTTGCCAATTGAGCCTCAATTCAGTCACGCAAGTCAAAAGTATGGTGGTGTCTATACACAGCAGCAGATCAAAGGCCTGATTGAATACGCCCAGCGACGTGGCATCACTATCATTCCTGAAATCGATATCCCGGGCCACTGCCGCGCGGCCATTCGTTCACTGCCTGACATGTTAGTTGATACCGATGACCCATCGCGCTATCGCAGCGTGCAAAACTACTCAGATAACGTTCTTTCTCCAGCACTCAAAGGGACATATCAATTCCTCGATATTGTTTTAGAAGAAATTGCTCAACTGTTTCCAAGCCAATGGGTACATATTGGTGCGGATGAAGTACCTAAAGGTGTCTGGGTCGATAGCGCTGCCTGCCAAGCAATGATGCTAGAACACGGCTATCAATCTCCGGTGGAGCTACAAGGCCACCTGTTGCGTTATGCCGAACAGAAACTGAAATCGCTCGGTAAGCGAATGGTGGGATGGGAGGAGGCTCAACACGGCAACAAGGTCTGTAAAGAAACGGTGATCTACTCCTGGTTGAGTGAAGACGCTGCAATTAACTGCGCCAAACAGGGCTTCGATGTCATCTTACAACCCGCTCAATATACCTACCTCGATATGGCACAAAGTGACATGGCAAGTGAGCCGGGGGTGGACTGGGCAAATTCAATTTCACTCAAGCATGCCTATCACTACAGGCCACTATCAGCAATAGACGAACAAGATCCAATACACAAGCGCGTCTTAGGTATTCAGGCCGCTATTTGGAGTGAAATCATCACTGACCAAAAGAGATTGGATTACATGCTATTCCCACGTATTACGGCACTCGCCGAAGTGATGTGGAGTCGTGAGCAACAAAGGCACTGGCCTGACTATTTAGCAAGACTTAAAGGCCACCTTACACAACTGAAGCGTCAAGGCGTCACTTATCGTGCCACTTGGAATTAA